A genomic window from Terriglobia bacterium includes:
- a CDS encoding nitrite/sulfite reductase — protein sequence MPPALARELDIFEAEISLKKLGKLEDRVFAETRLRRGAYGQRYDNGERHDGTKVQQMAYARRELTKGPNTLWDAPGMQRIKIPGGGLDAAQLETLADLAEEYSDGIAHITTRQDVQLHYVHIEDTPSIMRRLAAANITTREACGNSVRNVTACPYAGVCEDEVFDVTPYSKALSRFLLGHPDTQQFGRKFKPSFSGCSQHACALANLHDMGLVAAIRVENGEEKRGFALYVGGGLGAVPYQAKLFDPFVPLEELLPLAQAISRVFARLGEKKNRSRARLKFLVQDLGIEKFRELVLEERKILEPDPRWTGYITEAEQYKEDPLKPAGKLQQQIGSETFQRWLKTNIRPQRQKGYVVATVTLPIGDITARQLRALADVVRQFTKETVRTTVEQNIVIRWVSESDLPELHQALDAAGLGSPGAGSIVDVVACPGTDTCKLGISSSRGLAGELRNRLIEKSYQLDEAVKDLHIKISGCFNSCGQHHVADLGFYGVSRKMSGYAVPHFQVVLGGEWAHNAGSYGLPVVAVPSKNIPEVVSRLTDRYVAGRQSGECFKDFIKRIGKAEVKKLLEDLTRPPDDARDRSFFRDWGDPREYTLGDMGVGECAGEVISATDFELAAAERLLFEAQVAFENDEIERAGKAAYQSMLRAARALVKTELPGIPDDPDQIVSEFRGRFYDTQRFFDTYAGGKFAQYLFAAHERAGVPYTADSVRLLIDEAGLFIEASHNFSSRAEVPAAV from the coding sequence ATGCCGCCGGCGCTCGCGCGCGAGCTTGACATTTTCGAGGCCGAAATCAGCCTGAAGAAGCTAGGCAAGCTCGAAGACCGCGTATTTGCGGAAACGCGCCTGCGCAGAGGCGCCTACGGACAGCGCTATGACAACGGCGAGCGGCATGACGGGACGAAGGTCCAGCAGATGGCTTACGCCCGGCGCGAATTGACCAAAGGGCCGAACACGCTGTGGGACGCCCCAGGGATGCAGCGCATCAAGATTCCAGGCGGGGGCCTCGACGCCGCGCAGCTTGAAACTTTGGCTGATCTGGCCGAAGAATATTCCGACGGCATCGCACACATCACCACCCGCCAGGACGTACAACTGCACTACGTCCATATCGAGGATACGCCCTCGATCATGCGCAGGCTCGCCGCTGCCAACATCACGACGCGAGAGGCTTGTGGCAACTCCGTGCGGAACGTGACGGCCTGCCCGTACGCCGGCGTCTGCGAGGATGAAGTTTTTGACGTGACGCCATATTCCAAAGCGCTTTCAAGATTCCTTTTGGGGCATCCGGACACCCAGCAATTCGGCCGGAAGTTCAAGCCGTCATTCAGCGGCTGCTCGCAGCACGCCTGCGCTCTCGCCAATTTGCACGACATGGGCCTGGTGGCCGCAATACGTGTGGAGAACGGGGAAGAGAAGCGCGGCTTCGCCCTGTATGTAGGAGGAGGCCTTGGGGCCGTTCCTTATCAGGCAAAGCTGTTTGATCCGTTCGTCCCTCTGGAGGAGCTGCTGCCGCTGGCGCAGGCCATCTCGAGGGTGTTTGCACGGCTTGGAGAGAAGAAGAACCGCAGCCGCGCCCGCCTGAAGTTTCTGGTCCAGGATTTGGGAATCGAAAAATTCCGCGAACTAGTTCTGGAGGAGCGCAAGATATTGGAGCCGGACCCGCGATGGACGGGTTACATCACAGAAGCTGAGCAGTATAAGGAAGATCCCCTGAAGCCCGCGGGCAAGTTGCAGCAGCAGATCGGTTCAGAGACCTTCCAACGATGGCTGAAGACCAACATCCGGCCGCAGCGGCAGAAAGGTTATGTGGTTGCGACGGTTACGCTGCCGATCGGGGATATTACCGCGCGCCAACTGAGGGCGCTGGCGGATGTTGTGCGGCAATTCACAAAGGAAACCGTGAGGACAACGGTGGAGCAGAACATCGTCATCCGCTGGGTGAGTGAAAGCGACTTGCCTGAACTCCACCAGGCGCTCGATGCCGCCGGACTAGGATCTCCGGGCGCGGGAAGCATTGTTGACGTTGTCGCCTGCCCAGGAACCGACACGTGCAAGTTGGGCATATCCTCTTCACGGGGTCTCGCCGGCGAACTACGGAACCGCCTGATCGAAAAAAGCTATCAGTTGGATGAGGCGGTCAAGGACCTCCACATCAAGATCAGCGGCTGCTTCAACAGTTGCGGCCAGCACCACGTGGCGGACCTGGGATTCTATGGCGTCAGCCGCAAGATGTCGGGATACGCCGTGCCGCACTTCCAGGTGGTACTGGGCGGCGAATGGGCGCACAACGCAGGCTCCTATGGCTTGCCGGTGGTGGCCGTCCCGTCAAAGAATATTCCTGAAGTGGTGAGCCGCCTGACCGACCGCTACGTGGCGGGCCGGCAGAGCGGAGAGTGCTTCAAGGACTTTATCAAGCGGATCGGAAAGGCGGAGGTGAAGAAACTTCTTGAAGACCTGACGCGTCCGCCCGATGACGCGAGGGACCGCTCGTTTTTCAGGGACTGGGGCGACCCTCGCGAGTACACGCTGGGCGATATGGGTGTGGGCGAGTGCGCCGGCGAAGTGATTTCAGCCACCGACTTCGAACTGGCTGCGGCTGAAAGGCTCCTGTTCGAGGCGCAGGTGGCCTTCGAAAATGATGAGATTGAGCGTGCAGGCAAGGCTGCCTATCAGTCCATGCTTCGCGCCGCCAGGGCGCTGGTCAAGACCGAATTGCCCGGCATTCCCGATGACCCCGATCAGATAGTTTCTGAATTCCGCGGGCGGTTCTACGACACGCAAAGGTTCTTTGACACATACGCGGGCGGCAAGTTCGCTCAGTATCTGTTTGCCGCGCACGAGAGGGCTGGGGTTCCTTACACGGCCGACTCGGTGCGCCTTCTGATCGACGAGGCAGGGCTGTTCATCGAAGCCTCGCACAACTTCTCCAGCCGGGCAGAAGTACCGGCTGCGGTCTGA
- a CDS encoding TonB-dependent receptor yields MSGSVNCLIRTLCGVMLLIVALSAPGFARASWSGVLSDSAGNPVAGAVVRLHSPSGRLDYSAVTSSVGAFMLGGIEAGNYQLAASKDGETWRTSTPVAIKDGLSLTAGLRLSSVNQQLQLMAGAEGSSQRATGGENLSSKEVSSLPLNERDFSKLLLLAAGTMTDTNGSANFTQQFAVNGQRATATVFAMDGIDTTDPEMGGATFPNFNVDAIQEVQQSSGVMPAEIGHGAASFTNVVTKSGANQIHGSVFEFVRNSAFDARNFFDRQNAMDPRRIPPFTRNEFGFTTGGPMVIPGVYNGRNKTFFFGEYQGFRQVLGTTQVFAVPTAAERNGIDTTAYAGDTLTVPVSPEIVPVLNGYPMPNDPQGAYGARTYAASSKVFTGTDQFSIRVDHRISAESSLFMRFSYNQITGPVTNPDQTAIDPSFGIQYFDHQRNAGLKYSRTWSPHLTSVTSIGYTRSTPFFPASNHSQPAITFSDGLYESYNSADGSITGSFGNLLQFKHDMADIQGNHTFKWGMEIRVNRDATIWGLNPNGLYTFGGGTAYSPVAISSASGQHDVQPGDPLPDTLAGFLTASPYLYTVSAISDITPGGDRFDEAGVRRQAYNFYFQDSWRATSRLAVDYGLRYEANSRIAEVHKRTSLPLIVGQNGSSVPFWAPGAKQNFVVNPQPPYTRDLSGWGPRLSVDYRLNDHTTLHAGGAINTLLTNLWQDNFMTGNIPYLFTPYASAAPGIPVPFSNSIVHVQLPPVYTPGGQPVFPTGNTADVPPNTAIDIQRFQNDLAALTPGNQIQALSTFGVAKDFRNGYIESYTAGLDHDFGSFKLSANYVATAGVHLASIFSPNSYSGASPDFAPFTQFNSAGQVTGGFGSESLMTTRSHSTYHSFQTSLSKNSAEWGLGFQASYTFSKSLDDTSSALGNLSGGPGVVLQTLPQNPWNPGADKGPSYYDVTQVFALSLIQALPFNRISFLRPLGKSVTEGWQFLNITTLMTGLPFTVYSGIEQTGAGTSGADRPDQIAQPSFSTSRAVREDYFGLGTRNASFFTTPIHVAGGTGPNQGVFGTLGRNTFRGPQYHNLDVALIKDTSFGRRGAGELGILQFRAEFFNAPNLVNFGTPSNVLRGSGFGIVSKTAGTSRQIQFSLRLIY; encoded by the coding sequence ATGTCCGGTTCAGTCAATTGCCTGATTCGTACCCTCTGCGGCGTGATGCTCTTGATCGTCGCGTTGTCGGCGCCTGGGTTTGCTCGCGCCTCCTGGAGCGGCGTTCTAAGCGACAGTGCTGGAAATCCTGTCGCTGGCGCGGTAGTCAGGCTGCACTCACCGAGTGGAAGGCTCGATTACTCCGCAGTCACATCTTCGGTTGGCGCCTTCATGCTTGGCGGCATTGAGGCGGGCAATTACCAGCTTGCGGCCAGCAAGGACGGCGAGACCTGGAGGACTTCGACTCCGGTTGCCATCAAGGACGGACTCAGTCTGACCGCCGGGTTGCGCCTCTCTTCTGTGAATCAGCAACTTCAGTTGATGGCTGGGGCCGAGGGTTCCTCCCAGCGGGCCACCGGGGGTGAGAACCTCTCCAGCAAGGAAGTCTCCAGCCTGCCCCTCAACGAACGGGACTTCAGTAAATTGCTGCTGCTGGCAGCCGGCACCATGACCGATACAAACGGAAGCGCCAACTTCACCCAGCAGTTTGCGGTGAACGGCCAGCGCGCCACCGCAACGGTTTTTGCGATGGACGGGATTGACACCACAGACCCCGAGATGGGCGGCGCAACCTTTCCCAACTTCAATGTCGATGCGATCCAGGAAGTGCAGCAGAGTTCCGGGGTGATGCCTGCGGAGATCGGCCACGGAGCTGCCAGCTTTACCAATGTGGTCACCAAATCCGGCGCCAACCAGATCCACGGCAGCGTCTTTGAGTTTGTCCGTAATTCGGCGTTCGACGCGCGGAACTTCTTTGACCGCCAGAACGCCATGGATCCGCGCCGCATTCCTCCTTTTACCCGCAATGAGTTTGGCTTTACGACGGGAGGGCCGATGGTCATTCCCGGGGTCTATAATGGACGAAACAAGACCTTCTTTTTCGGTGAGTATCAGGGGTTCCGGCAGGTGCTGGGCACCACACAAGTCTTTGCCGTCCCAACGGCGGCGGAACGCAATGGGATCGATACCACCGCATACGCTGGCGATACGCTGACGGTGCCCGTCAGCCCGGAAATTGTGCCGGTGCTGAACGGTTACCCGATGCCGAACGATCCGCAGGGCGCCTATGGGGCCAGGACATACGCAGCGTCTTCTAAAGTTTTTACAGGAACGGACCAGTTTTCAATTCGCGTCGATCATCGCATTTCGGCTGAATCGTCCCTGTTCATGCGCTTCAGCTATAACCAGATCACCGGCCCGGTAACCAACCCTGATCAGACGGCCATCGACCCCAGTTTCGGCATCCAGTATTTCGATCACCAGCGGAATGCGGGCTTGAAATATTCTCGGACCTGGTCACCTCATCTGACCTCTGTTACTTCAATTGGCTATACTCGGAGCACGCCCTTCTTTCCCGCCAGTAACCATTCCCAGCCCGCCATTACCTTCAGCGACGGCCTTTATGAATCTTACAATTCTGCTGATGGGTCCATCACGGGTTCCTTCGGAAATCTCTTGCAGTTTAAGCATGACATGGCCGACATCCAGGGCAACCACACGTTCAAGTGGGGCATGGAGATCCGTGTAAACAGGGACGCCACAATTTGGGGCCTGAATCCCAACGGCCTGTATACTTTCGGCGGTGGGACCGCATACTCGCCCGTCGCCATTTCATCGGCAAGCGGGCAGCATGATGTGCAACCGGGAGACCCATTACCGGATACGCTGGCAGGTTTTCTGACCGCGTCGCCCTATTTGTATACTGTCAGTGCAATTTCAGACATAACTCCGGGCGGCGATCGTTTTGATGAGGCGGGCGTGCGGCGTCAGGCATACAACTTTTACTTCCAGGACAGTTGGAGAGCAACGTCGCGCCTGGCGGTTGATTATGGCCTGAGGTACGAGGCAAATAGCCGCATCGCAGAAGTGCACAAGCGGACTTCGTTGCCTCTTATCGTAGGGCAGAACGGCTCCAGCGTGCCTTTTTGGGCCCCTGGAGCGAAACAGAACTTCGTTGTGAATCCACAACCTCCCTACACCAGAGATTTGAGTGGCTGGGGACCACGCCTATCCGTAGATTATCGTCTGAACGATCATACGACGCTGCACGCGGGTGGAGCAATCAATACGCTGCTGACGAACCTGTGGCAGGACAACTTCATGACTGGAAACATCCCATACCTGTTCACTCCTTATGCTTCCGCTGCTCCGGGTATTCCCGTGCCATTCAGCAACTCGATAGTGCACGTACAGCTCCCGCCGGTTTACACTCCTGGCGGTCAGCCCGTGTTTCCGACGGGTAACACTGCTGACGTCCCCCCCAACACGGCAATCGATATTCAGCGGTTCCAGAATGATCTGGCTGCGCTGACGCCGGGAAATCAGATCCAGGCTCTCTCAACTTTTGGCGTCGCCAAGGATTTTCGCAATGGCTATATCGAAAGTTACACCGCCGGGCTGGACCATGACTTCGGGTCTTTCAAACTCAGCGCCAACTATGTGGCCACTGCCGGAGTGCACCTCGCGAGTATTTTTTCTCCGAATAGTTACAGCGGCGCTTCCCCGGACTTCGCACCGTTTACCCAGTTCAACTCCGCGGGCCAGGTAACGGGAGGCTTCGGGTCCGAAAGTTTGATGACCACACGGTCGCATTCCACCTATCACTCATTCCAGACCAGCCTGAGCAAGAACTCTGCCGAGTGGGGTTTGGGATTCCAGGCCAGTTATACTTTCTCCAAGTCGCTCGATGACACGAGTTCGGCCCTGGGGAACCTTTCCGGAGGGCCTGGAGTCGTTCTTCAGACCTTGCCGCAAAACCCCTGGAATCCCGGAGCAGACAAAGGTCCCTCCTATTATGACGTGACCCAAGTCTTTGCCCTAAGCCTCATTCAGGCGCTTCCCTTCAATCGCATCAGCTTCCTGAGGCCGTTGGGGAAATCCGTAACTGAGGGATGGCAGTTCCTGAACATTACAACTCTGATGACGGGACTGCCATTCACGGTTTACTCCGGCATTGAACAGACGGGGGCAGGTACGTCGGGCGCAGACCGGCCGGACCAGATTGCTCAACCCAGCTTTTCAACCAGCCGCGCCGTTCGGGAAGACTATTTTGGACTTGGCACGCGCAACGCCTCCTTCTTTACGACGCCGATCCACGTGGCGGGAGGTACTGGCCCCAACCAGGGGGTCTTCGGGACCCTTGGCCGTAATACGTTCCGTGGACCTCAGTACCACAACCTCGACGTTGCCTTGATCAAGGACACATCTTTTGGAAGGCGGGGCGCCGGGGAGTTGGGTATTCTGCAATTCCGTGCGGAATTCTTCAATGCTCCCAATCTGGTGAATTTTGGCACCCCTTCCAATGTGCTGAGGGGCAGCGGTTTTGGTATTGTCAGCAAGACGGCCGGGACCTCTCGACAGATCCAGTTTTCGCTACGTTTGATCTACTGA
- a CDS encoding response regulator transcription factor, producing the protein MNAQVNIFLLAQNRLLLEALARILRKKAEFSVIHAGAYSPECVRIMNGSDCEVLLLDSSVTDAFGFQVIQDTLGGTDGLKALMIGMEEDEETFLKAVSAGAAGYVLKDASAMDVVAAIRAVARDEAVCPPRLCRSLFRYVAGTCTSLPNMRVKTQLGLTRRQQQLVPLLAQGLTNKEIAVQLNLSEQTIKNHIHRMLQKVGADDRLSVVELVKANQVFL; encoded by the coding sequence GTGAACGCCCAAGTGAACATTTTCCTTCTCGCACAAAACCGCCTGCTTCTTGAAGCTCTCGCAAGAATCCTTCGGAAAAAGGCTGAGTTTTCGGTTATTCATGCAGGCGCCTACTCTCCGGAATGTGTCAGGATCATGAATGGCTCGGATTGTGAAGTGTTGTTGCTCGACTCTTCGGTAACGGATGCGTTCGGGTTTCAGGTGATCCAGGACACTTTGGGAGGGACGGACGGCCTGAAAGCCTTAATGATCGGGATGGAAGAAGATGAAGAAACGTTTCTGAAAGCGGTGAGTGCCGGAGCAGCCGGCTACGTTCTCAAAGACGCCTCGGCGATGGATGTCGTGGCGGCGATCCGAGCTGTTGCGAGGGACGAGGCGGTATGTCCTCCGCGGCTTTGTCGGTCCCTTTTCCGCTACGTCGCCGGCACGTGTACCAGCTTGCCCAACATGAGGGTGAAGACGCAACTGGGGTTGACTCGCCGCCAGCAACAACTGGTGCCTTTGCTTGCACAAGGACTTACGAATAAAGAGATCGCGGTGCAACTTAACCTTTCCGAACAAACGATCAAAAACCACATCCATCGAATGCTGCAAAAAGTGGGGGCAGACGATCGCCTTTCCGTGGTGGAGTTGGTCAAAGCCAATCAGGTTTTCTTATAG